The Glycine soja cultivar W05 chromosome 9, ASM419377v2, whole genome shotgun sequence sequence CCTATGGGTTTATATGGGAGAGGGAGGAAATTGATGTTGTTCCCTCTGAAGATGGAGTCATTCCACCAACTGGGTGGAATATATATGAAGATTAATATGACTGAGGCCACTGCATGGGCCAGAATTACGGCTTATATGGCCGAAAATAGACTAAATACGGCCTTTGAGGCTGAATTTCAACAAAATATGGCAGTTGAAGCCAAGATCGAAGATcttgaaaacaaagaaacaaaggatCGAAGACTGGATTGTATTTATGATGATGAGCCGctgggttttgagaaaaatcccatAAGTGAGGCGCCAAAGATGCAGGCTCAAGATCCTTTGGAAGAGGTCGATATTGGAGATGGCTCGATTAAAAGGCCAACTTATATCAGTGCCAATATCACCTCAAGTTTAAAAGAAAAGCTGGTGCCTCTTCTTAGAGAGTTTAAAGACTGTTTTGCTTGGGATTACCACGAAATGCCTGGGTTAAGCAGAAAAATGGTCGAAATGAAGTTACCTATTAAGGAGGGAAAAAGACCAGTAAAACAACTACCAAGAAGATTCGCACCAGAAATCATGTCCAAGATCAAGGAAGAGATCGAAAGGCTGCTGAGGTGTAAATTCATCAGAGCTGCCAGGTATGTCGAATGGTTAGCAAATATAGTCCCTGTCATTAAAAGAATGGAACTCTTAGAGTATGCATAGATTTTAGGGATTTAAATAATGCTACACCTAAAGATGAATATGCTATGCCAGTAGCGGAAATGTTGGTAGATTCGGCAGCTGGTTTCGAATTTTTAAGCATGTTAGATGGTTATTCTGGTTATAACCAAATATTTATTGCTGAAAATGATGTGTCGAAAACAGCATTTCGATGCCCTGGTGCTTTAGGCACTTATGAATGGGTGGTTATGCCCTTTgggttgaaaaatgctggggccacTTATCAAAGGGCTATGAATTCcatgtttcatgattttattgacacatttatgcaaatttatattgatgatataatcatcaaatcctcctcagaagaTAGCCATTTGGATTATCTTAGGCAATCTTTCGAACGAATGAGGAAACATGGATTAAAAATGAATCCATTAAAATGTGCTTTTTGTGTGCGTGCAGGAGATTTCCTTGGTTTTGTGGTGCATAAAAAAGGCATtgagataaatcaaaataagacaAAGGCTATTCTTGAGACGAAGCCTCCTTCGACTAAAAAACAGCTTCAGTCTTTGCTAGGAAAAATCAACTTCTTGAGGCGATTCATTTCGAATCTAAGTGGCAAAGCTCAGATTTTTTCGCCATTACTTCGACTCAAGAAAGATGAACCATTCAAATGGAATGAAGAGCATCAAAAGGCTTTCgatgaaattaaagaatatctGATCAAGCCTCCTGTGTTAATGCCTCCTAGTCGAAACAAGTCTATGAAGTTGTATATTGCTGCGTCTGACAAGACCATTGGTAGCATGTTGGCTCAGGAAGATGATGATAGCATAGAACATGCAATTTATTATCTTAGTCGTGTACTAAATGATGCAGAAACTAGATATACTGCCATAGAAAAACTTTGTCTTTGTCTGTATTTCTCTTGTGCAAAACTTAAGCAATATATAAAGCCTGTTGATGTTTATGTGTATtctcattatgatgttattaaGCACATGTTGTCAAAACCGATTTTACACAGTAGAATTGGAAAATGGGCTTTAGCATTAACAGAATATTCTTTAACGTACAAGCCTTTGAAATCTGTTAAGGGTCAAATTGTGGCAGATTTTATTGTAGATCACTCAGTGGTCGAAATGTCGCAAGACTATGTCGATACAGAGCCATGGATTTTGTATTTCGATGGTTCGAAACACAAACATGGAACTGGAATTGGAGTTTTAATAATATCCCCCAATAAAATTCCAACTAAATTCAAGTATAAAATCAAAGGGCTTTGTTCTAATAAtgaggctgagtatgaagctctaattacaggccttgaaattttaattagccTGGGGGCAAGAAATGTTAATATAAGAGGTGATTCAGAATTAGTGTTGAGGCAATTAACACAAGAATACAAATGTGTTAATGAACACTtagcaaaatattttgttatagcAAGTTCTCTTCTGAATCATTTCGATTATATTAACATTGAGCATGTACCTCGACAAGAAAACCGAGAAGCAAATGATTTATCCCAAATAGCTTCAGGGTACAAAATGTCGAAGGAAAAGTTAACTCAGTTGatcgaaataaaagataaactggTGTTACCAGAGCCATTAAGCACTAAATTGCCAATGCCAAAACTTGTGGGGGCAAGTATACCACAaaataatgaagatgaaagtATGAATGATCTTcaggaaaaaattcaaattttggccaTTGACAATATGTTAGATAATGATTGGAGAAAGTCCATTATTGAATATTTGGAAAATCCAATAGGCAATGTGGCTCGAAAGATTAAATATAGGGCTTTAAATTACGTGATTATGGGAAatgatttgtttaaaaagaCTGCAGAAGGAGTGTTGTTAAAATGTCTAAATGAATCAGAAGCATACTTAGCAGTTTCCCATGTTCACAGTGGGGCTTGTGGATCACACCAAGCAGGCCATAAAATGAAATGGCTTTTATTTCGACAAGGTTTGTATTGGCCTTCGATATTAAAAGACTGCATAGAATTTGCTAAAGGCTGTCAGGAATGCCAAAAGCATGCAGGGATACAGCATGTACCTGCTAGTGAGTTACACTCCATAATCAAACCTTGGCCTTTCAGAGGATGGGCTTTGGATTTAATTGGCGAAATCAAGCCTGCTTCTTCTAAGAACCAGCGTTATATTATAGTTGGTATCGATTACTTTACAAAATGGATCGAAGCAGTCCCTTTGCCAAATGTTGATCAGGAAGCAGTAATtagtttcattcaaaattatattatttatagattTGGTATTCCCGAAACAATTACCACTGATCAAGGTTCAGTTTTTACTGgacgaaaaatgaaagaatttgccCAAAAAACTGGCTTTCGATTATTAACCTCAACACCATATTACGCGCAAGCAAATGGTCAGgtcgaagcagccaataagattgtaattaacttgattaaaaaacacattgcCCAAAAGCCAAGGAATTGGAATAAAACGTTAGATCAAGTTCTATGGGCATGTAGAAATTCTCCTAAGGAATCAACTAATACTACCCCATTTCGACTGACTTATGGGCACGATGCTATACTTCCGGTCGAAATACATTTGCAATCAGCTAGAGTACAAAAACAAATGGACATTCCGAtcgaccattattggaaaatgatgTCAGATGAGTTAGTTGATTTAGACGAGGAGAGATTAAGAGCATTAGAAG is a genomic window containing:
- the LOC114368116 gene encoding uncharacterized protein LOC114368116 — protein: MLVDSAAGFEFLSMLDGYSGYNQIFIAENDVSKTAFRCPGDFLGFVVHKKGIEINQNKTKAILETKPPSTKKQLQSLLGKINFLRRFISNLSGKAQIFSPLLRLKKDEPFKWNEEHQKAFDEIKEYLIKPPVLMPPSRNKSMKLYIAASDKTIGSMLAQEDDDSIEHAIYYLSRVLNDAETRYTAIEKLCLCLYFSCAKLKQYIKPVDVYVYSHYDVIKHMLSKPILHSRIGKWALALTEYSLTYKPLKSVKGQIVADFIVDHSVVEMSQDYVDTEPWILYFDGSKHKHGTGIGVLIISPNKIPTKFKYKIKGLCSNNEAEYEALITGLEILISLGARNVNIRGDSELVLRQLTQEYKCVNEHLAKYFVIASSLLNHFDYINIEHVPRQENREANDLSQIASGYKMSKEKLTQLIEIKDKLVLPEPLSTKLPMPKLVGASIPQNNEDESMNDLQEKIQILAIDNMLDNDWRKSIIEYLENPIGNVARKIKYRALNYVIMGNDLFKKTAEGVLLKCLNESEAYLAVSHVHSGACGSHQAGHKMKWLLFRQGLYWPSILKDCIEFAKGCQECQKHAGIQHVPASELHSIIKPWPFRGWALDLIGEIKPASSKNQRYIIVGIDYFTKWIEAVPLPNVDQEAVISFIQNYIIYRFGIPETITTDQGSVFTGRKMKEFAQKTGFRLLTSTPYYAQANGQVEAANKIVINLIKKHIAQKPRNWNKTLDQVLWACRNSPKESTNTTPFRLTYGHDAILPVEIHLQSARVQKQMDIPIDHYWKMMSDELVDLDEERLRALEVLTKQKERVAKAYNKKVKSKTFNVGDLVWKVILPVDSKDRALGKWSPNWEGPFKIIQIYSNGAYELEELTPQKRTLSINGKYLKKYKPTLLEVKISIE